The sequence below is a genomic window from Vibrio spartinae.
ATGCACCCACTAACCGTAGTTAAGTCGGAGGTACTATGGAAGCGTTACTTAAGGTAGAAAATCTGCGTGTAAGTTTACCAACGGCAAACGGTCAGCTAAATGCTGTACGCGGTATTGATATTGACGTTGCGAAAGGGGAGATGCTGTGTATTGTTGGCGAATCAGGTTGTGGTAAATCGATGACGTCAATGGCGTTAATGGGGCTACTTCCTAAAAAAGCTCAGGTTGACGCAAATAAAATTGAATTTGATGGTATCGATCTACTCAATGCCAATAAGAAACAACGCAGTGCGCTACGTGGGATGCGCATGTCGATGATTTTTCAAGAGCCGATGACGTCGCTTAATCCATCTTATAAGCTTGGTGACCAATTATGCGAAGGGGTCATTGCGCACAAAAATATTTCACTGGCCGAGGCAAGAAAGCGAGCCATTTATTTACTCGAACGAGCAGGTGTACCTTATCCCGAAGAGCGTCTAAATCAGTACCCACATCAGCTTTCTGGTGGCTTACGCCAGCGGGTGATGATTGCGATGGCATTGATGTGTGAGCCTGATTTAATTATTGCTGATGAGCCAACCACAGCATTGGATGTCACGATTCAGGCGCAGATTTTAAAACTGATTCGAGAGCTACAACGAGAATTTGGAGCGGCGGTTATTTTTATCACTCATGATCTGGGTGTGGTGGCCCGCATTGCTGACCGCGTTGCTGTCATGTATGCGGGGCAAGTGGTAGAGACGGGGTCGGTGAAATCAATTTTTGCTGAGCCTCAACATCCTTATACTCAGGGATTACTCAGTTGCATTCCAATTCCAGGACTTACTAAGCCGGGAGAAGCGCTAGCGACCATTTCTGGTGTGGTTCCGAGCCTAATCGGTGAGAGTAAAGGTTGTGCATTTGCAAATCGTTGTGAGCGAGGTACTGAAACATGCCGCTCTCAGTCCCCCGAGTTAATTACGTGTGGTGTTAATCATACGGTGCGATGTCCAATCGCGATACACCAGTTACAGGAGGCTTCATAATGGATTATGCGTTAGAACTCTGTTGTCTTTCTCGTCATTTTGAGATGAAAAAAGGGATGTGGGCTAAAAAAACTCGGTTTACCGCCGTAGATAACATTAACCTGAGGGTAAAGCCGGGTGAAGTCGTGGGTTTAGTGGGAGAGTCAGGATGTGGGAAAAGTACTCTTGCTAAGATGATTCTTGGCTTGCTTGAGCCGAGTGATGGGGATGTGCTGATTGCTGATAAGCAGATTGATTTATCAAACCGGATGGCGTTGGCAAGAATGATTCAGCCGATTTTCCAAGACCCATACTCATCGCTGAACCCACGCAAGAAAATCTACGATATTATTCGTTTGCCGCTTAAATTACATAAAATGGGCAGTAATAGCGAGCAAGATCGCGAAGTGCGACAAATCGCCCAAAAAGTTGGATTACCTGAACGTCTGTTGGAACAATTTCCCGGGCAGCTTTCTGGTGGGCAGAGGCAACGAGTGGCGATTGCCCGAGCGTTAATCATCAAGCCCCGAATCTTAGTGTGTGATGAGCCAACATCGGCATTAGATGTATCCGTTCAGGCGCAAATTCTAAATTTGCTGTTATCACTAAAAGAAGAGTTTGGTTTAACGTATCTCTTTATTAGTCATAACTTAGCGGTAGTAGAGCACTTAGCAGACCGAGTGGCTGTTATGTATCGAGGTCAAATTGTTGAACGAGGTGATGCACAACAGATCTTTCATCAACCTCAGCATCCATACACTAAAGCGTTATTGGCTTCAATTCTCACACCCGACCCAGACTTAGGTTTGCCAGAGCTTGAAGCGATTAGTTGGCAAGAGGCTAGCTAACGACTTGACCACAATAAAAAACTAATTATCCAAATGTAATGATCACGGACTTTGAAAAAGTCGGTGAGGAATTTCTACGCCTTGAGGAGCGCTTATGAGCCGTCAAACTGCAATTCAAAACGTAACAGAACATTATAAAAGCGGCGCCTTTATTGCTGATTTACGTCAGCGTGTGGCGATTCACAGTGAAAGTCAAACGCCAAAGGGATATCCATACCTTACCGCTTATCTTGAGTCGAATATTGTTCCGGTACTTGATTCGATGGGCTTTAGTAGTGAAATTTTTCCTAATCCCATAAGTCATGATTCACAAGCGTGGCCATTTTTGGTCGCGGAACGTATTGAAGACCCTTCGTATGTGACGCTGCTAACTTATGGTCATGGCGATGTGGTCATGGGTTACGACAATGAGTGGCGAGAGGGATTATCTCCGTGGGATATCGTGGTGGAAGGGGATTTCTGGTATGGCCGTGGAACCGCGGATAATAAAGGTCAGCATTCCATTAACTTAGCGGCATTGAATACGGTATTAGGGCAAAAAGGTAAGCTTGGGTTTAATGTTAAGATCTTATTTGAAATGGGAGAAGAAGCCGGTTCACCCGGTTTGGCTGAGTTTTGTGCGGCTAACCAGCAACGGTTGTCAGCGGATTTATTTATTGCCTCTGATGGTCCTCGAGCGGCGGCGGCGTTACCGACGGTTTTTCTGGGTTCGAGAGGGTCGCTCAATTTCGATCTCAAGCTGAAGTTACGTGAAGGTTCTCATCATTCCGGTAACTGGGGCGGTTTGTTAGCAAATGCCGGAACAAGGTTGATGCATGCATGGGCATCGTTGATTGATGCAAATGGTAAAATTTTAGTGCCAGGTTTGTTGCCCAGCGAACTGCCTCAAGCAGTAAGAGAAGCGGTGAAAGATATTCCTGTCGGAGTGGGCGATAATGACCCTATTCTCAGTGAAAACTGGGGCGAGCCAGGCTTAACGTCTGCTGAACGTGTTTTTGGTTGGAATACGTTAGAGATTCTTGCGGTAAAAGCAGGTAATCCTGACGCGCCAGCCAACGCAATTCCGGGAGAGGCGAATCTCCATGCCCAAATTCGTTATGTGGTTGGCAGTGATGCAGATAACTTTTTAGAGTCGATCCGTGAGCACCTTGCTCAACATGGCTTTGGTGATGTACTCGTGGAGGCGTCCGGTGTGGCGCGAATGGAAGCAACGCGTCTCAACCCTCAAGATCCTTGGGTTGAGTGGGTGATGGGCTCGATCTCTGAAACCACTCATAAGCGCCCTGCATTATTACCTAATTTAGGTGGTTCACTACCTAATGACTGTTTTGCCAATATTTTAGGTTTACCAACGGTATGGGTTCCCCACTCTTACCCCGCATGCTTACAACACGGACCTAACGAGCATCTACTTGGTTCTGTTGCGCTTGAAGCGTTGCAAATGATGACCGGTCTGTTCTGGGATTTAGCTGAAGTCGGTAAAGTGATTAAGGAACAACGATGATGAACTCAGACCAAATGAAAGACTGGTTGCAAGAATGGCTTGAAAACAAACAAGAGGAGATGGTGTTGTTTCTTGAAAAACTGGTCAATATTGATTCTTATAGCCACGATCAGGAAGATATTCATTTAATGGTTACAACGCTATATGACTTCCTATTTCAAGCCGGTATTCACGTTCACGTTATCGAAGAGTTTGATTCGTTAGCGGTGAAAGCCTCAGTCGGTCATGTTGCTGGGTCGTTAGTCTTTCTTACTGGCCATCTTGATACGGTATTTAAAAAAGGCACGGTCAAACAGCGACCATTTTGCCTTGAAGAAAATAAGGCTTACGGCCCAGGTGTGGCCGATATGAAAAGTGGAATTGTGATGAATGCCTTCATTCTGGTTGCGATGTCTGAACTAGATAAAGAACTGGAAAGTGGTTTGCCCTTTAGTGTGACACTCTTTGCCACGACAGATGAAGAGATTGGTTCGCCAAAAGGTCGCCATTTAATCGAAAAATACTTACCTAGTGCAGTGGCTGTGTTTAATGCGGAACCGGGACGTATCAGCGGTAATCTTGTCGCTGCACGCAAAGGTGGTGCAAGCTATCAAATTGATATCAAAGGCAAGGCCGCTCATGCGGGTGTGAGTCATGCCGATGGCATCAGTGCGATAGAAATTATGGCTCATATCATAACCAGAATTCATCAACTTACTGATTATCAGCAGGGTATTACCACGAATATTGGTGTTATTGACGGAGGGACGACACCGAATACGGTAGCCGAGTTAGCGACTGCCAAGCTCGATGTCCGTTTCATGACATTGGAACAAGGGGTTAGTACGGCACAACAAATTGAGCAGATCGTGGCACATCACGCTGTCAATGGTGCGCAAGCCAGTCTAATCCAGTTGGCAAACTTCTTGCCATTTGAGGTCAACATGAGCGCGCAGTTATTAACTATAATGCAGCAAGAAGCCCATCAGCTTGGGTTCTCAGTAGACGGTGAATATACAGGCGGGTGTTCCGATGCCGGATGGACAGCATCAATGGGAATTCCAACCATCTGTGGGACAGGGCCTGTCGGTGCTTATATGCACACAGATAGAGAGTATTGTTTGGTGGACACCTTTGTGGAGAGGGCAACGCTTGTTGCAAGGGCAACCATAGCGGTTGCCCTGAATTAGGTTTATCTGAATATATTAAATCACTCTGCAAGCAAAATCTTTGAGATAAAAACCTTCTGGATAAGCGGAGTCGGTCGGGTGATCAGCCGCTTGTTCAAACAATAGTTGCTTGATGATCTTGTTCGCTTCGGTTTTGCGTTCCGCTGCACTTATTGCTTTGGCGTTTTTTGAGGCTTTCGATCGAGTTGGAGTATTAAGTTGCGATCGCTCTTCGCTCGAATAAGTTGCATTCTTCCCAGTCTTGGGCTGCTGTTGATTTCGGCTTGCTCTTAGGCGAGCCACCGTATCTTGTACGGACTCTTTATTGCTTGGCTTATGCATAGAAAATAAGCGGAAATAAGAGGAAATAAGCAGGACACGCACCTCAAGGAGTGGATTCGCTTAGAGGTTGCAGTCGTTCCAGGTCTTCTAAACTAGCTCTCGATGTGAATTATTTTTTGCTCGATTTTATGTTGGGGTATTGAATAATTAAGGGCAGTTTTGCGTGCCGATAAAGATGAATCATCAGTTTGAATGGATGATGAATGCCAGCAACTGAATTGATATTGAACGGTATTGTTCAGGAAATATGAACCCCAAGCATTCTCTGCTTTTTGAGTTGTCATGGATGCTATCGGGATGATGATAGATGAGTCTTATCGTGGAGGATTGAGGCTGGATAGGGAATCGATTCAACCGCTGATTCCGAGTGAGTTCAAATTTATTGGTCATCAATGGTCAGACTGATTTCATAATGATGAGAGATTGATTAGAGCGGGTGTCCTTATTTTTTTCTTATTTTTTTATCCTTATTTTGTTTTTGTCTTTTATTTAACTACCTAGCACCTTGACAATTACTTATTATTACCTACTTTTTTTATATCAATTAAAAATTATTATCGGTGTAAGTGTTTATTAAATCATTTACACCCCGCCTGCTATATTAACAGTAAACACATTAATTAAAGGAAAGGAATAAATGGAAAACGCTACAAAGAATGTCGCCTTTGTTATATCAGGAGCTGCTGCATTCATACCACAAGAACTTGCTTGTATTCGAGCAATCATGGAAGCCAAGTATCCCGGGGCTACAGAAAAAATAACCCCAGCAATCCTTGCAGGAACCAGTTCTGGCTCAATATGTACAATTCTGGTCAATGGGATTATTAATGGAAAAATCACCTGGGATCAGGTGGAAAATGACATTATTCCAGCGATCAAGAATAATAATATTTACGATAATGAACTATTTCTGCAAGCCCTATTGTTTAACGCGATTCAAACCATTATTGCGGGATCAAAATCAAGTAAAGACACTATTCAGTTGTATAACGATGTCGTTGATTTATTAAAAAATTACGCATCCATGACGTGGCGGCAAGTTTTGGCGAAGTTGATTTCTATTTTTGGTGAATCGGTTAAAGAATATCAAGAAATCAGAGCCTTTGCTAACGATGTTGCCACATTAATTCAAAAGGTTAAGCACTATGATTATGAAGCGGTGAAAGCGGCTTACCAAGCCATTTTGGAGAATATAGGAAAGGGTTATGTCTTGGATACCGCTCCGCTGAAAGTCACCTTAGAAAAATATATTAATAACGAAATGGACTTCGACACCATCGACCAGCTTCCTTGCCGCACGCTTATATCAGCAGTTTCGGTAGCTGATGGCAGGGAAAAAAGATTCGATAGCACAAAAAATGACGATAAAGGCACAAATCTGGTCGATATCATTTTAGCTTCCACGGCTATTCCTGTAGCATTCCCCGAGCGTGCGGTAAACACACAAATGTATGTTGATGGTGGCACGGGCACTGATAATTTCCCTGTTCCGGATATTATGGGTACTGGAGAAAAGTTTGACGAGGTGTACGTCATTACCCACAAGAATGAGACACTGCTTGGCAAAGCTATCGCTCACAACTACACTTGGCTGCCTATCCTGTCGAATTTATTTTTTGCCTTGGCCGTTCAGGGGGGAAACACGGTAACTTACCAGATGGCTCAATCTCTCAGTATTGTTAACAATCCTCAAAATGCTTACTTATATATGCCTAATTTCGATCAGAATTTTAGTATGCTTGATTTTGACTCCATGCCGGAGCAATTAAAAGAGTCAAAAGAATATTGTGAGAACCATTCTCCTGAAAAAGTTGTTGACGTCTTAAAGCGTATTAACTTTCCAGTCCCGATCTAATTCACACCATAAACAATAGACGAATTTGGCATTGAGTATAAAATATGGGGTGTCCTGCCTTTACTGCACACTTTCGGTATAGGCATAAGATTTGGTAGGGCGTGTGTCCTCGTAAGGTTCCCGCTCGTAAGGTTCAATCATCAATAAAGCTATTGTTTAAAACGCAAGCAAACCTAAACCACCGCATTTTAGCGGTGGTTATTAAAGTTTCGCTCAATCAGTTTTTAACTTCAACCAGTGTCGAGCAATGAATTCTTTCCACATAATCATCGCCATAATCTTTATAGGTCATCCCTGATAGGTAGCTTCCTTTCGGGCAATAGGTATTCCCTGTATATTTTACATGTTCCCAACTAACACCTTTCACGGTACGTTGAGCGACTTCTAGGCAGCGAAAAGCCTCGACACTATCATCATTTGAATCCGCGTAATATAACTCAGTGATAATACTATTGTTAGGGCAAAGATAATTTTTAGAGCCCTTGCCATCCATTTGTATTTTGGTTTTTCTATAATCTGCCCATCCCCAGCTTGGTTTTTCATACTGAAATTTTTCGATGCTCCGGTCACTGTCTCCAGCACCGTATACGGCATTAATACCACCGTTTACCCCATACCAACCTGTTCCTTTGCCATTCATTTGTTTCCAATATGAAGATGCTTCCTGACCAGATTTAGTGGCGATGGAAGGGGAAGAAAAATAGTCCACTGTACTGGGGAAATCTTCATAACCTTCTTGGCTCTCGCCTGCAAATGTGTTCATCGATACGCAAAGAATTGTACCTGCCATCATGAGTTGTAATTGTTTTTTCATTTTTTTAATTTCCTTATTTGATTATCAAGAGCAAAGGCAACTAGTTGCATTTGTTCTTGTAGTCTATAAAAAAACATGTTGATTTTTGGTATCACCTTGGTATCAGTTTGGTGTTATTTTTGTTTTAATTTTGTAATGTGCAGCCTGTAATACGGACTTTAGCCCTAAAAAGCCGAATCACTATTCATAGTGTGTGAACACTTTTATTTGAGCTGAAAGCGTGAAGATACCTCGCTTAAGCTCTGACTCGTGGACTTGAGTTCCTCACTGAGTTTTTCAGTGTCGTGTACACTATGGTGAATGTCCTGAGACATTTGGTGAATCTGGTGGATGCTGTGCGCTAACTCTTTCGCTACATCCAGTTGTTGCTCGGTTGCCGCAGCAATCATGTGGCTCATGCCATCGATGGTCGTCGCAGAGGTCATGACATTCCCAATACTTTCTTGGCTGCTGCGGGCTTTTTCGAGCCCTGAGTGCATCTGATTTTGGCTGATCTCCATGGTGTTCACGGCTTGATCGGCATGGTTTTGAATGACATTAATGGTCTTATTGATCTCATCGATAGAGTCTTGCGTTTTTTGCGCTAAGGAGCGAATTTCGTTGGCAACTACTGCGAAACCCCGTCCGGCTTCTCCTGCCCGGGCAGCCTCGATAGCGGCATTGAGTGCTAATAAATTGGTTTGCTCTGTAATATTGCGAATAACTTGAGAAATCATTTCAATGCCTGCACTGTCATTTTTCAGCGCTTGAGTCACGACAGATGCTTGGGAAATGGCGCCAGAAAGCGATTCGGTTTGGTTGAGCGATGCTTGGATCACTTCTTGGCTGTTGATCGCATGATCTTTGACATCCGCTGCACTTTGGGCGGCTGTCACTGTATGCTGAGCCACGTCGGCAAAGCTGGTTTGTAATTGCGACATCGCCGATGCCACAGTGCTGATTTCGCTTTTTTGTTGATCGAGACGCATTGTGGTATTTGCCATTCTTTCCAACATGATTTGGCTGGCATTCTCGACAGTCTGAGTATTTTGCTGCACGCCCTCAGCTAATCGATAGATACCTTGTTGCATTTGGTCAAATGAATGAGCTGCGCGTCCTAATTCATCGTCAGCAAACTGGGTTAATGCTAAGCGAGTGCGCAAGTCCCCTTTTTCTACCGTATTCATCTGCTCAATCAGCACCCCCAATGGTTTATTGACCTTACGCATCAGTAAGACACCGAAAACGACCAAAAATAGCAGTAAGATTGTCCCAACGATGGCCTCAACCACAATCGCACGTTCCATGGCTCTGGATTCTTCTTCTTTCATCTGAACGCCTTGTGCCAATAACTGTTGTTGTAAGTCACTCAGCGAGTCGACAATGGTATTAAAGGGCGCGAGCATGGGGCCTAGCATTTCTGCGCGTGCTTTATCTATGTCGCCTTGGTCGATCAACGAAAGGTAGTGGTTTTGCATGTCACGATAAGCATTAATGCGCTTTTTAACCGTTTTCATAAAGGATTTCATTTCTGCCGTATCTGCCACGGCACTAAAACGTTGCAACGATGCCGCGACTTTGTTGTCGTTTTCATCGATGGTTCTTTGAATGTCCTGGTGAGCACTTGCGCTGATGGTTAGCCCGTAATCCAAGGCGAAACGACGGTAGGTGACCGTATAAAAGCGCAAATCCGAAAGGACGGATTGTACCTGTAAGTTATGGGTGACAAGCGTATTGAAGTGATCGCGTACATGACTGATTACGACAAACAGGTAGATACCGACAGCAAGTACCATGGTGATGGCGATGCCAAAACCCCATTGCATAGCTCTGGCAATTGATATTCTTGATAACATGCCTATTTCTCCTCATAGACTGATAATGAGAGGGATTATCAAGAATTTGTTTTAATAAATAAAATATATTATAGAGATTAAATCAATAGCTTTTGCCTATCAACGGCAGGGCGTGTGTTCTGATAAGACTCTCATTTGTTATTTTCAAGTGCAATAGAAAAAGGGATCTTAATCAAACTAATTGTAAGTACTAAAGCCATAATCATTGCAATATAAAATGGAACTTGCATCCCATTTAAATTAAAAATTGACTGAAGGTCATCTGTAATGATTGGTGATAGGAATTGACCTAAATATAACATAGCACTCATAATTGCCATGGCAGAGGTCATGTTCTCTTTTTTTACATGTAAAGAAATTTGTGAATTTAGTATTGGCACCATTATGCCAAGTCCTATTCCAATTGCGGCCAACCCGGAAATGACCAATAATATATTGCTAGTCATACTCAAGCAATAAAGACCAATAGTAAGTACACCTGATCCTAAAAACTTAGAATATCTATGGAATCTTTTTAGCAGTATGGATAATGTCATCCCAACAACAAATGAAACAATTGTTTGCACTGCCATTAACAGCCCTATAAAAGATGTTGGAACAAGCTGTTCATTAGACATGACAATTGCAAAATTTGAGGGTACAGTATAGAAAATTATCATAGTAATAAACATGCAAATCACATAAGGTGAAATTTTTTTAATTTCATCAATGTCAATTGTTGTGCTGCTTTTCCTTATTTCTGTTTTGGGGAGAAATATAATTACCAAAATGAGAACAACAATCCCCACTAAATAAATAAAGAAACTATAGCGCCAATTTAATGCCACTAGATATCCTGATAGCACTGTTGCTATAATTCCCCCTAAATTATTCATTGCGGATGAATAGCCCATAAGTTTTGATTGTTCTTTTTTATCGAAGTAAAAAGCAATCAGTCCAGTGGATAACGGCATGATTAGTCCAACACCGATACCTAGAACCGCTCTGAATGCTAAAACTTCATATATAGTATTTGCTAATCCCGCAGCATTTCCACCGATTATATAAAGTAACAATCCAGTGACAGCAATGGTTTTTGATGAGAATTTATTCGCAATTAAACTAAATAATAGAGATGTTAATATTATAAATAGTGCAGGAAGTGTGATTACCAGCTGAATCAATAATGTGTCTGTATTATGGAAGTACTGTGCGATCTCGCCTAACGCGGGCGCTACTGCTGCACCTGACATTACTGTGACCAAAGATAACGATAAGATCGTTAATTTTAACTTTCTCATTTCATTTGCCTTTTGTTTCTCTCAAAGCATTCTCTGACATCAACATAAGCTTTTTGATGATGACATCACGTTCCATTTCATCCATTCCTTCAGAAATAATTTCTGTCCACTTCTGAAGAACAGCAAGAACCTTTGGCTGGATTTCAATTCCTTTATTTGTCAGGCGAATATGGTACGCACGTTTATCCTCTTGACTCTTTTCTCTGAAAATTAATCCTTTCTCCTCCAGTTTTTTCATAACCCGTGTTGTGAGGGCATCATCAATATGATTTAAATCAGATAAATATTTTTGGTTACACCCTTCACCATCACCAGTGAGGTTCGCTAAATAGAAATACTCTGATGAATTGATGTTATAAGCTTTTAATTCTCTATTTATATATATTTGAGCTTGTCTATGAAGAATCGAGATCCATTTACCAATACTCTTCCTTTCAATATGTTCCATAATGAATTGCCTATTAGTTGACTAGTCAGGTATTTATAGATAATTTTACCTGACTAGTCAACTAAAATATTGGCCTTTTACATATCTTGAGATGATCGGTTATTAGATTTATGAATTATTTCATGCACATAAAGAGTGCAATAGAGGACACACGCATTTTAGATGTACTACCGCAAAAAAGTACCTGGGGCGCAGACGATCATGTTGAAGGCATTGATGAAATTGGCGTGTCCCAAATTACAACCTCAACATTTTACCTCCCCAGCCACGGGCTCCGAAAGGGAGGGCAGGGCGTGTGTCCTCGTAAGGATATGCTGACAGGAACCAAAAAAAATGCAGCCATCAGGCTGCATTTTTCGTTGTAAGTAAATGATTAATAATCGGACTCAAAAGCGCCTAAATCGGGTGCGACACCTTTGTAATTGTCACCGGCGTAAATACCTGCATCAATTAAATCACTGCCTTTTTTCAGCAGCGCATACTTGATTCTTGGGAGGGAACCATCAGCTTGACGCGGGTACATCAACTCACGTTCATCAAGACGACGGAAATCTTTTGATGTGATCGTAACGGGTAAGTTGAAGTAGTTGTAGATCATATCGTTTTGGTTGCTGTTGCCCAGATTGATGACTTCGTTGTGACCATCAAATCCTAAGTTATTCCGCATGTAATGTCCGTAGCCTTTCACATCGGTTCTGTTGTCATCAAGCGTCGATAACATATTGTAGTTAGCGCTTTGGTTACGAATCGAAGTGTTGTTGATCCAGTTCTGACCACCGATATGGTGGTTGGCGTAAAACCCGGCAGAGCGGTTACGTACCGCTAAGTTGTAGCGAATGGTATGACGTGGAATCACACTTGGCGTGGCACTGCCGTTGCGACCATAACCGCCTGCTTTGAAACCATTACCATCACCCAATCTGGTAAAGTCTTGGCTGTAACCGTTGTAAAAAGCCCAGCTATATTCAATGGTGACAGCGGCATCAGCATTGATGAGATCAAAACCGTCGTCACTATTAAACCAAGCACGTGAATGGCTGATGACATTGCCGGTATAAGATGATGAGGTTGGGTGCACCCCGAAACCATCGACGTTACCATTTGAGTGATGGTTTAACCCACGGTTATTGTATGCATCGACATTGAGGACGTAGTTGTTACTGCCGGCAACCAAGTACCAGCCAATGGCCATGCCATCATGAATCGCTAAGTTCTCAAAGCGGTTACCATTGCCTTTGTTGATCATAAATGCTTCAGATTGAGTGTGATGATCATCAATCGTGACTTGCACACCAACCACATCAAAGCCTTTAAATACGCAGTTATCCGCACGGACCATAAAGGCCGTATTGCGATAATTAGCCGGTTTGACATGCGAAAAGTTGAAGACAGGTCGCTCGGAACCATAGTTAATATAGCGGATATTGTCTTTAGTGATGTTATTCACGATTGCGCGAACACTTTGGTGTTGGGTGATATTCGAATTGTTTAAATAATAAGTACCGCCGCGGATATAGACCGTATCACCACCCGAAGCCGCCGCTTGTGCTGCCATAATGGTTTTTAATGGGGAAGAGAGTGTGCCGGAATTATGGTCAGAACCGTAAGGGGCAATATATAGGTTTTTAGCAAAACCCAGATTGCTCACGGCCATGAGCATAAATAGAGAGATGATTTTGAATTTCATAATTGATCCATGTGTTATTTGTTTCATATATAAAATATACGGATTGATACATAAGATCGATCAATTAAGAAACGATGTTTCAAATTTCTGAATCATGGTCACTGTTGCGTCAAAGATAGAATCACTTTTGGCGATGATTGAATTTATATATTCTCACATATCAGCATCGGGATATGACTTTCTCTGATTTCAGTGACAGGCTCCCCGAGCCGAGGAGCACCGCCTATTGCAACAAACGAAAATCGTTCTCACGACGATTGAACTGAGTTCACATCGCTGCAAAGAAAACCTCACATCTCATCAATAGTTAAATGAGAAAGCATTGCAATAACATATGGCTGTTGATATGTTATAACATACCAATTAATGATAATTTACTCATTCCGTATGAAAAAAATATTGCTCATCGTCGTGATTTGCATCATCGCTATCGCGCTTTATCAACATCGTCAGTCTCAGGATACGACTCAACTCACAATTTCTGGCCCGTTTGAATTTAACGGGACCGACCTTTCCAGAGACGGATTTCTTTACAGTCGTCTCGGCGTGACCGAGTCTTTAACCCGCATTCTCCCCGATGGGACGGTGCAACCCTTATTGGCCTCCGGCTGGACGCCATCAGATGATGGCCTGACATGGCGTTTTCGTATCCGTTCAGATGTTCACTTTCATGATGGCGTACCGCTTGATGCTGAAGCAGTACGGCAGAATTTAGAGGGTGCGCGTGCCAAGCCGGGCGTGATTCGGCAAGTACCGATTGAGTCGATTGCTGTGAACAATAATGAGTTAGTCATGACGCTATCTCGTCCTTACAGCCCGTTATTGAGTGTGCTCGCACATTACAGTTTGGGAATGGTTTCTCCGGTGACGCTGGGTCAGGAAACGGATAGAACAGCCGTCATTGGCACCGGCGCTTATCAGGTTTCAATGGCTCATCCGCCGCATAAAATCGAAGTTACGCAAAACCCGGATTACTGGGGTGAGCCTGCCCATACTCATTCGGTCAGTTATCTGGCGGGTCACCGCAGCGAAAGTCGGGCATTGT
It includes:
- a CDS encoding ABC transporter ATP-binding protein — encoded protein: MEALLKVENLRVSLPTANGQLNAVRGIDIDVAKGEMLCIVGESGCGKSMTSMALMGLLPKKAQVDANKIEFDGIDLLNANKKQRSALRGMRMSMIFQEPMTSLNPSYKLGDQLCEGVIAHKNISLAEARKRAIYLLERAGVPYPEERLNQYPHQLSGGLRQRVMIAMALMCEPDLIIADEPTTALDVTIQAQILKLIRELQREFGAAVIFITHDLGVVARIADRVAVMYAGQVVETGSVKSIFAEPQHPYTQGLLSCIPIPGLTKPGEALATISGVVPSLIGESKGCAFANRCERGTETCRSQSPELITCGVNHTVRCPIAIHQLQEAS
- a CDS encoding ATP-binding cassette domain-containing protein, with product MDYALELCCLSRHFEMKKGMWAKKTRFTAVDNINLRVKPGEVVGLVGESGCGKSTLAKMILGLLEPSDGDVLIADKQIDLSNRMALARMIQPIFQDPYSSLNPRKKIYDIIRLPLKLHKMGSNSEQDREVRQIAQKVGLPERLLEQFPGQLSGGQRQRVAIARALIIKPRILVCDEPTSALDVSVQAQILNLLLSLKEEFGLTYLFISHNLAVVEHLADRVAVMYRGQIVERGDAQQIFHQPQHPYTKALLASILTPDPDLGLPELEAISWQEAS
- a CDS encoding M20 family metallopeptidase, with the protein product MSRQTAIQNVTEHYKSGAFIADLRQRVAIHSESQTPKGYPYLTAYLESNIVPVLDSMGFSSEIFPNPISHDSQAWPFLVAERIEDPSYVTLLTYGHGDVVMGYDNEWREGLSPWDIVVEGDFWYGRGTADNKGQHSINLAALNTVLGQKGKLGFNVKILFEMGEEAGSPGLAEFCAANQQRLSADLFIASDGPRAAAALPTVFLGSRGSLNFDLKLKLREGSHHSGNWGGLLANAGTRLMHAWASLIDANGKILVPGLLPSELPQAVREAVKDIPVGVGDNDPILSENWGEPGLTSAERVFGWNTLEILAVKAGNPDAPANAIPGEANLHAQIRYVVGSDADNFLESIREHLAQHGFGDVLVEASGVARMEATRLNPQDPWVEWVMGSISETTHKRPALLPNLGGSLPNDCFANILGLPTVWVPHSYPACLQHGPNEHLLGSVALEALQMMTGLFWDLAEVGKVIKEQR
- a CDS encoding M20 family metallopeptidase; this translates as MMNSDQMKDWLQEWLENKQEEMVLFLEKLVNIDSYSHDQEDIHLMVTTLYDFLFQAGIHVHVIEEFDSLAVKASVGHVAGSLVFLTGHLDTVFKKGTVKQRPFCLEENKAYGPGVADMKSGIVMNAFILVAMSELDKELESGLPFSVTLFATTDEEIGSPKGRHLIEKYLPSAVAVFNAEPGRISGNLVAARKGGASYQIDIKGKAAHAGVSHADGISAIEIMAHIITRIHQLTDYQQGITTNIGVIDGGTTPNTVAELATAKLDVRFMTLEQGVSTAQQIEQIVAHHAVNGAQASLIQLANFLPFEVNMSAQLLTIMQQEAHQLGFSVDGEYTGGCSDAGWTASMGIPTICGTGPVGAYMHTDREYCLVDTFVERATLVARATIAVALN
- a CDS encoding patatin-like phospholipase family protein, yielding MENATKNVAFVISGAAAFIPQELACIRAIMEAKYPGATEKITPAILAGTSSGSICTILVNGIINGKITWDQVENDIIPAIKNNNIYDNELFLQALLFNAIQTIIAGSKSSKDTIQLYNDVVDLLKNYASMTWRQVLAKLISIFGESVKEYQEIRAFANDVATLIQKVKHYDYEAVKAAYQAILENIGKGYVLDTAPLKVTLEKYINNEMDFDTIDQLPCRTLISAVSVADGREKRFDSTKNDDKGTNLVDIILASTAIPVAFPERAVNTQMYVDGGTGTDNFPVPDIMGTGEKFDEVYVITHKNETLLGKAIAHNYTWLPILSNLFFALAVQGGNTVTYQMAQSLSIVNNPQNAYLYMPNFDQNFSMLDFDSMPEQLKESKEYCENHSPEKVVDVLKRINFPVPI